From the genome of Thermococcus chitonophagus, one region includes:
- a CDS encoding transcriptional regulator: MDSRDAIEKLESLLRIIGLKRNEIRIYKLLVEKRKGMRIREIQKELGISERSVREHVLNLYRKGLLKRELIQRGWLGYIYTPVPPGEILQRIKSSIIQKIEELEREFME; the protein is encoded by the coding sequence ATGGATTCGAGGGATGCAATAGAAAAGTTAGAGTCCCTGCTGAGGATTATAGGTCTGAAAAGGAATGAGATTAGGATATATAAGCTTCTTGTTGAGAAGAGGAAAGGAATGAGAATAAGGGAAATCCAGAAGGAGCTAGGCATTAGTGAGAGGAGCGTTAGGGAGCACGTTCTGAATCTGTACAGAAAGGGTCTCCTGAAAAGGGAGCTAATTCAGAGAGGCTGGTTAGGCTACATATACACTCCCGTGCCACCCGGTGAAATACTTCAGAGGATCAAGTCAAGTATAATACAGAAAATAGAGGAACTTGAGAGGGAATTTATGGAGTGA
- a CDS encoding Lrp/AsnC family transcriptional regulator, producing the protein MPGVDEIDEIIARELRKNGRATLTELGKKVGLTPSAIKNRIEKLEKLGVIKGYSAIIDPSFFGEFITAVIEIELIEPDSHELESLLRPILKMRNIVDVYKKTGEFQLVIRGTFRDVEALNGFIRDIRRTYLKNLARRTRVSIVLENFKESGVILK; encoded by the coding sequence ATGCCTGGTGTAGATGAAATAGACGAGATAATAGCGAGAGAGCTCAGAAAAAATGGTAGGGCTACCCTCACCGAGTTAGGAAAGAAAGTTGGCCTAACTCCCTCTGCCATAAAGAATAGGATTGAAAAGCTTGAGAAGCTTGGTGTAATAAAAGGATATTCCGCAATAATTGATCCTTCTTTCTTTGGCGAGTTCATAACTGCTGTAATTGAAATTGAGCTTATAGAGCCAGATTCCCATGAACTTGAATCCCTCCTAAGACCAATTTTAAAGATGAGGAACATAGTTGATGTCTACAAAAAAACTGGGGAGTTTCAACTTGTAATTAGGGGCACATTTAGGGACGTTGAAGCTTTGAATGGCTTTATACGCGACATAAGGAGAACTTACCTCAAAAACCTCGCTAGAAGGACGAGGGTTTCAATAGTCTTGGAGAACTTTAAAGAGAGTGGGGTCATCTTAAAGTAG
- a CDS encoding DEAD/DEAH box helicase: protein MLFVIRKGRKKGELEAFVIENPPEKISQIRNVKADRVLRLIMRDNRLFKVLEGSQYRNPKEIEKMLRSSRIILADAQEWEEYFKRKLMNKNVEKASLCRLCLIRGEITVLTEGNRIKYRDEYICERCAEEELKAELRMRFNSIGMFEQAKKLLEKFRDLDKVLYAFDPRFDPTKHPEVTKWDELKAKHIKVERMSIDDLNVPEKLKDVLKLEGIRELLPVQVLAVKKGLLEGENLLVVSATASGKTLIGELAGVPKALEGKKMLFLVPLVALANQKYEDFKRRYSKLGLRVAIRVGMSRIKTKEEPVVVDTGIEADIIVGTYEGIDYLLRAGKRIGNVGTVVIDEIHMIDDEERGPRLDGLIARLRRLYPKAQFIGLSATIGNPEELAESLGMKLVLYDERPVDLERHIIIARNESEKWRYIAKLCKAEAMRKSEKGFKGQTIVFTFSRKRCHELASFLTGKGLKAKPYHSGLPYKQRKITEMEFQAQMIDVVVTTAALGAGVDFPASQVIFESLAMGNKWLTVREFHQMLGRAGRPMYHEKGKVYLIVEPGRKYSAQMEGTEDEVALKLLTSPIEPVFVEWGEELEEDNVLAHACVFNNLKVIEEVHSLMLGASESASEVLKRLEEKEMVRVRGSRVEVTPYGRAVSMSFLLPSEAEFIRENLRKIDPLGIAIKLFPFENVYLPGFLQREIESAVRGRISSNLFSSSFAAVLEELDKIIPEISPNAADRLFLIYQDFFNCPEQDCTEFAMERIARKIVDLRVEGREPSKISEYFRKIYGLIVYPGDVFTWLDGIIRKLEAIERIARVFNARDAFNEASVIRREIEEGRRFKVSGRDKMVGGRGSWMRSKRGGQ from the coding sequence ATGCTGTTCGTAATAAGGAAGGGGAGGAAAAAGGGTGAGCTTGAGGCTTTTGTCATTGAAAATCCCCCGGAAAAGATATCTCAAATAAGGAACGTTAAGGCTGATCGTGTTTTAAGGCTAATAATGCGAGACAACAGGCTATTCAAGGTCCTCGAGGGCAGTCAGTACAGGAATCCTAAAGAGATTGAGAAGATGCTGAGGAGTTCCAGGATAATCCTGGCGGATGCCCAGGAATGGGAAGAATACTTCAAAAGGAAGCTCATGAACAAGAACGTTGAGAAGGCAAGTTTATGCAGGCTGTGCTTAATAAGAGGGGAGATAACAGTCCTCACAGAGGGCAACAGGATAAAGTACAGGGATGAGTACATCTGCGAGCGTTGCGCCGAGGAGGAGCTTAAGGCGGAACTCAGAATGAGATTCAACTCAATAGGGATGTTTGAGCAGGCCAAAAAGCTTCTTGAGAAGTTCAGGGATCTGGATAAAGTACTTTACGCCTTCGATCCAAGATTTGACCCGACAAAGCATCCAGAGGTTACCAAGTGGGACGAGCTTAAGGCCAAGCACATTAAAGTTGAAAGGATGAGCATTGATGACTTGAACGTTCCTGAGAAGTTAAAGGACGTTCTAAAGCTTGAGGGCATAAGGGAACTCCTGCCCGTTCAAGTTCTTGCGGTAAAGAAGGGCCTCCTTGAGGGAGAAAACCTCCTTGTTGTTTCAGCCACGGCAAGCGGCAAAACGCTCATAGGTGAGCTGGCCGGAGTTCCCAAGGCCCTTGAAGGCAAGAAGATGCTGTTCTTGGTTCCCTTAGTTGCTCTGGCCAACCAGAAGTACGAGGACTTCAAGAGGAGGTATTCCAAGCTTGGCCTTAGGGTGGCGATAAGGGTTGGAATGAGCAGGATAAAGACAAAGGAGGAACCTGTGGTTGTTGATACTGGGATTGAGGCGGATATAATAGTGGGAACCTACGAGGGAATTGACTACCTCCTGAGGGCTGGAAAGAGGATAGGCAACGTTGGAACCGTTGTTATAGACGAGATTCACATGATAGATGACGAGGAGAGGGGGCCTCGTTTGGATGGTCTAATTGCGAGGCTCAGGAGGCTCTATCCAAAGGCCCAGTTCATAGGGCTGTCCGCTACAATAGGAAACCCCGAGGAGCTTGCAGAGTCCCTGGGGATGAAGCTGGTTCTTTACGATGAGAGGCCCGTCGATCTGGAGAGGCACATAATAATAGCTAGGAACGAGAGCGAGAAGTGGAGGTATATAGCAAAGCTGTGCAAGGCTGAAGCGATGAGGAAGAGCGAGAAGGGCTTTAAAGGGCAGACGATAGTTTTCACGTTCTCACGGAAGAGGTGTCATGAACTGGCCTCTTTCCTAACCGGCAAGGGATTAAAAGCTAAGCCCTACCACTCAGGGTTGCCCTACAAGCAGAGGAAGATAACGGAGATGGAGTTTCAGGCCCAGATGATAGATGTTGTCGTTACAACCGCGGCCTTGGGGGCCGGGGTTGACTTTCCCGCGAGTCAAGTGATATTTGAAAGCCTCGCGATGGGTAACAAGTGGCTTACCGTCAGGGAGTTCCACCAGATGCTTGGGCGAGCGGGAAGACCTATGTACCATGAGAAGGGCAAAGTTTACTTAATAGTAGAGCCCGGGAGAAAGTATTCGGCTCAGATGGAAGGTACTGAAGATGAAGTAGCATTAAAGTTGCTCACCTCTCCTATAGAGCCTGTATTTGTTGAGTGGGGAGAGGAGCTTGAGGAAGATAACGTTCTGGCCCACGCCTGTGTTTTCAACAACCTTAAGGTCATAGAGGAAGTTCACTCACTAATGTTGGGGGCCAGCGAAAGCGCTTCTGAAGTGCTTAAGAGGCTCGAGGAGAAGGAGATGGTTCGGGTTAGGGGTTCGAGGGTTGAGGTTACGCCCTACGGAAGGGCCGTAAGCATGAGCTTCCTCCTCCCAAGTGAGGCGGAGTTCATAAGGGAGAACCTTAGAAAGATTGATCCTTTAGGCATCGCGATAAAGCTATTCCCTTTCGAGAACGTCTACCTTCCCGGCTTTCTTCAGAGGGAGATAGAGTCTGCGGTGAGGGGCAGGATAAGCTCCAACCTATTCTCCAGCTCATTTGCAGCCGTCCTTGAGGAGCTCGACAAGATAATTCCCGAGATAAGTCCTAATGCGGCGGATAGGCTGTTCTTGATTTATCAGGACTTCTTCAACTGTCCAGAGCAGGACTGCACTGAATTCGCGATGGAGAGGATAGCTAGGAAGATCGTGGATCTGAGGGTTGAGGGCAGGGAGCCCTCAAAGATATCGGAGTACTTCAGGAAGATCTACGGTCTGATAGTCTACCCAGGGGATGTCTTTACGTGGCTGGATGGGATAATAAGAAAACTCGAAGCAATCGAAAGAATTGCGAGAGTTTTCAATGCGAGAGATGCCTTCAATGAGGCTTCGGTGATTAGGAGGGAGATTGAGGAGGGAAGAAGGTTTAAAGTTAGTGGTAGAGATAAAATGGTGGGAGGGAGAGGAAGTTGGATGAGGAGCAAAAGAGGAGGACAGTGA